A single window of Terriglobales bacterium DNA harbors:
- a CDS encoding outer membrane protein assembly factor BamD: MVVGKLNISVLMLLLLVTVACSNKKVQNPLADVGSKQPDKVLFDRSMDAMKHNKFDVARLTLQTLINAYPDSEYVARAKLAVGDSWYAEGGTASLAQAEAEYRDFITFFPNMPEAAEAQLKIANIHFSQMEKPDRDFTHAVRAEDEYRQIILQYPDSKLVPVAKEKLREVQEVLAEREFRVGRFYYLRGSWAAAIARLKGVSDRYPLYSGADEALYMLGQSYEGEIEMIRAGKFNETVKGKLIRQFSDDAAQAYDKIITRYPLMERADAAGKRLEALHRPVPKPTPDAIARNKAEEASRRETGMVGRVWGNFSRHPDTSLASRVGDPALVDPKPTSATEIAQEATRALTLAPAQAGGNNNVSIEKIGNGASPAENQAIPHSGDNPGNGEANTSVGGTPDANSGAASGNGAGAAAGSSAPNAAPNAAAPADPNAIPELAPNVPQESTPQETPQLAAPVTNPPQGTAASPAVPNQVNDAAQPQSTGTEGNASAAGNSNQPQDDKNVSSSRKKRKKHKLLVF, encoded by the coding sequence ATGGTGGTTGGCAAACTAAATATTTCGGTACTCATGCTTCTGCTGCTCGTAACGGTCGCTTGCAGCAACAAGAAGGTTCAGAATCCGCTCGCAGATGTCGGCTCTAAACAGCCTGATAAGGTCCTGTTCGACCGCTCCATGGACGCCATGAAGCACAACAAGTTCGATGTCGCCCGCCTGACCTTGCAGACCCTGATCAACGCCTATCCCGATTCGGAATATGTGGCGCGCGCCAAACTCGCGGTCGGTGATTCCTGGTACGCAGAAGGGGGCACGGCATCATTGGCGCAGGCTGAAGCCGAGTACCGCGACTTCATTACTTTCTTTCCCAACATGCCGGAGGCCGCCGAAGCCCAGCTCAAGATTGCGAACATCCATTTTTCGCAGATGGAGAAGCCCGATCGCGATTTCACCCATGCGGTTCGCGCCGAAGACGAATACCGCCAGATCATTCTTCAGTATCCCGACAGTAAGTTGGTCCCGGTTGCCAAGGAAAAGCTGCGCGAAGTGCAGGAGGTGTTGGCGGAACGTGAGTTTCGCGTTGGCCGCTTCTACTACCTCCGAGGTTCATGGGCAGCTGCTATCGCGCGTTTGAAGGGAGTCAGCGACCGATATCCGTTGTACAGCGGCGCTGACGAAGCGCTGTATATGCTCGGTCAATCTTACGAGGGTGAGATCGAGATGATCCGCGCCGGCAAGTTCAATGAAACTGTAAAAGGCAAGCTGATCCGGCAATTCTCTGATGACGCCGCGCAGGCCTATGACAAGATCATCACCCGGTATCCTCTTATGGAGCGAGCCGATGCTGCCGGCAAACGGCTGGAAGCACTCCATCGGCCAGTACCCAAACCCACGCCCGACGCCATCGCTCGCAACAAGGCGGAAGAAGCCAGTCGTCGCGAAACTGGGATGGTAGGTCGCGTATGGGGGAACTTCAGCCGCCACCCAGATACCTCGCTGGCCTCCAGGGTGGGAGACCCAGCTTTGGTTGACCCGAAACCGACCAGCGCCACTGAAATTGCCCAGGAAGCTACCCGCGCTCTGACTCTCGCGCCGGCACAAGCGGGAGGCAACAACAACGTCTCTATAGAGAAGATTGGAAACGGTGCGTCGCCTGCGGAAAATCAGGCCATTCCGCACTCCGGCGACAACCCGGGAAATGGTGAGGCGAATACCTCGGTTGGCGGCACGCCAGACGCGAATTCCGGCGCTGCCTCGGGAAATGGCGCTGGTGCAGCAGCCGGCTCCTCAGCTCCGAATGCCGCACCCAATGCTGCCGCCCCCGCTGATCCGAACGCCATTCCGGAGCTGGCGCCCAATGTCCCCCAAGAGAGCACTCCCCAGGAAACTCCTCAGCTGGCCGCACCGGTTACGAATCCGCCCCAAGGCACGGCCGCCAGCCCGGCCGTCCCCAACCAGGTGAACGACGCAGCACAGCCGCAGTCCACAGGGACGGAAGGAAATGCGTCCGCCGCTGGCAATTCGAACCAGCCTCAAGACGACAAGAATGTCTCTTCCAGCCGCAAGAAAAGGAAAAAGCACAAACTGCTGGTTTTCTAA
- the rpe gene encoding ribulose-phosphate 3-epimerase encodes MIQVAPSILSADFAHLADQVHAAIEGGGAVLHVDVMDGHFVPNITIGPPVVASLRKVTEVPLDVHLMIENPDQYIPDFVDAGADWISVHQEACRHLNRTLTLIRTHGAQAGVVINPATPVDTLSEVLDIVDYVLVMSVNPGFGGQKFIPGAVRKIFKLAELRSVRGLGFRIEVDGGIGVETVGSVVRAGAEILVAGNAVFGKGSPKDNVQTLLKTAVEATLQKV; translated from the coding sequence TTGATCCAGGTTGCTCCATCAATTCTTTCGGCGGACTTTGCCCATCTAGCCGACCAGGTTCACGCTGCCATAGAAGGCGGCGGCGCGGTTCTTCATGTGGACGTCATGGACGGCCACTTTGTGCCCAATATCACCATCGGTCCGCCAGTGGTGGCCTCGTTGCGTAAGGTCACCGAAGTTCCACTCGATGTCCACTTAATGATTGAGAATCCTGACCAGTACATTCCCGACTTCGTTGATGCTGGTGCAGACTGGATCTCCGTCCATCAGGAAGCCTGCCGCCACCTCAATCGGACGCTCACTCTCATCCGCACTCATGGCGCTCAGGCGGGGGTGGTGATCAACCCTGCCACTCCAGTTGACACCCTGAGCGAAGTGCTCGACATTGTGGACTACGTGCTCGTAATGTCCGTGAACCCCGGTTTTGGCGGCCAGAAGTTCATTCCGGGGGCGGTGCGCAAGATATTCAAGTTGGCTGAGTTACGCAGTGTGCGAGGGCTTGGCTTTCGGATCGAAGTGGATGGCGGGATTGGCGTTGAGACGGTTGGTTCCGTGGTGCGGGCCGGTGCTGAAATCTTAGTGGCTGGCAACGCGGTGTTCGGAAAAGGCAGTCCAAAAGATAACGTTCAAACTCTATTGAAGACAGCGGTAGAAGCTACCCTGCAGAAGGTGTAG
- a CDS encoding ribonuclease HI family protein, which yields MPSQSGPRGKGGAASHPLFPPAAASTPQNYLIAHIDGGARGNPGPAGYGVLIEDQSGKPIAELSEYLGHQTNNYAEYSGLIAALEYALSDGHKALKVISDSELLVRQMRGIYKVKNPTLKELHARAQDLVRKLEWFQITHALREHNREADRLANAAMDAGTGKKLWRTSG from the coding sequence ATGCCGAGCCAGTCTGGCCCGCGGGGTAAGGGCGGCGCTGCATCTCACCCGCTCTTTCCTCCGGCCGCCGCTTCCACGCCCCAGAACTATCTGATAGCGCACATTGATGGTGGAGCGCGGGGGAATCCAGGGCCGGCGGGATATGGCGTTCTAATCGAGGACCAATCCGGAAAGCCGATTGCCGAGCTGAGCGAATATCTTGGCCACCAAACCAATAACTATGCCGAGTACTCAGGGCTTATAGCTGCGCTTGAATACGCCCTCAGCGATGGCCACAAAGCTTTGAAGGTGATCAGCGATTCCGAACTGCTGGTCCGACAGATGCGCGGAATCTACAAGGTCAAGAATCCGACATTAAAGGAACTACACGCGCGCGCTCAGGACCTGGTACGCAAGCTCGAGTGGTTCCAAATCACGCACGCATTGCGAGAACACAACCGGGAAGCCGATCGCCTGGCCAACGCAGCGATGGATGCGGGAACCGGGAAAAAACTCTGGAGAACTTCGGGATGA
- a CDS encoding S9 family peptidase yields MTKKSILFFYVLVLHTTFLLAAQTQPRLESSIDALYATNNFQQVAISPDGTHVAWVLNLHDKSGAPSANTAVYVADLPVSSAAPRRITAATDGKDYLEQDLTWSPDSRQLAFLSDANGAGQAQLYAAAISGGSAHKLTNLTGFLADPQWSRDGKQIAFLFTENAPRTAGPLAAMTPEVGVLGSKVYEQRLTTVDLGSGSVRQLSPADMYVYEYDWAPDNQSFALTAAHGEGDNNWYIAQLYTLGLSGEMKSIYKPPLQIAVPRWSPDGKSVAFIGGLMSDEGATGGDIFSVPSTGGGEARNLTPGIKASPSWLTWRSAGEILFTENLDGSAAVATLDLGSGKITTLWTAPEEISTGAWGAFAVSLARDGKNSAIIRQSFSRPPEIWAGPVGGWQQVTHSNQQLRPNWGEARNIHWTNDGMQVQGWLLYPANYDPNQRYPMVVTVHGGPAFATSPGWPQTFFETSILASQGYFVFFPNPRGSYGQGEAFTRGNVKDFGYGDFRDVLTGVDAVLKQAPVDPERLGITGWSYGGYMTMWSVTQTNRFRAAVSGAGLANWLSYYGQNDIDGWMPAYFGATVYDDPAVYARSAPITFIKKVKTPTLILVGERDGECPMPQSREFWNALRMFGVPTQMVVYPNEGHFVASPEHQRDISRRMVAWFDKYLQPATVSEGSDHK; encoded by the coding sequence ATGACGAAAAAATCAATTCTGTTCTTCTATGTGTTGGTGCTGCACACCACATTCCTGCTCGCGGCGCAGACGCAGCCGCGGCTGGAGTCCTCGATTGACGCGCTTTACGCCACCAACAATTTTCAGCAGGTGGCTATTTCTCCCGACGGCACGCATGTGGCTTGGGTGCTGAACCTGCATGACAAGTCGGGGGCCCCGAGTGCGAACACCGCCGTCTATGTTGCAGACCTGCCAGTGTCATCCGCTGCTCCCCGGCGTATAACCGCAGCCACGGACGGCAAGGACTACCTGGAGCAGGATCTCACGTGGTCACCAGACAGCAGGCAATTAGCTTTCCTGTCTGACGCGAATGGTGCTGGGCAGGCTCAGCTTTACGCAGCGGCGATTTCGGGTGGTTCCGCGCATAAACTCACCAATTTGACGGGCTTTCTCGCCGATCCGCAATGGTCACGCGATGGCAAGCAGATCGCCTTCTTGTTCACAGAAAACGCGCCTCGCACTGCTGGTCCCTTGGCTGCCATGACGCCCGAGGTCGGGGTCCTGGGGAGCAAGGTTTACGAGCAGCGACTCACCACAGTTGATTTGGGATCGGGCAGCGTTCGCCAGCTCTCACCGGCAGACATGTACGTCTATGAATATGACTGGGCGCCCGATAACCAGTCCTTCGCGCTGACGGCAGCTCACGGCGAGGGAGACAACAACTGGTACATCGCGCAACTTTATACACTCGGTCTCTCGGGAGAGATGAAATCCATTTACAAGCCGCCTTTGCAGATCGCGGTACCGCGTTGGTCGCCTGACGGCAAATCGGTGGCGTTCATTGGGGGCTTGATGAGCGACGAAGGGGCAACCGGTGGCGACATCTTTTCTGTTCCTTCCACGGGTGGGGGCGAGGCCCGCAATTTGACGCCGGGAATCAAGGCATCTCCCAGTTGGCTAACGTGGCGCTCTGCGGGCGAAATCCTATTCACGGAAAATCTGGATGGATCCGCGGCGGTGGCAACGCTCGACCTGGGCAGCGGGAAGATCACCACTTTGTGGACTGCGCCGGAAGAAATCTCGACTGGCGCTTGGGGCGCGTTTGCTGTTTCTCTGGCCCGCGATGGTAAGAACTCGGCAATCATCCGACAATCTTTTTCGCGTCCTCCGGAAATTTGGGCTGGCCCGGTGGGAGGGTGGCAGCAGGTAACGCACTCCAATCAGCAGCTTCGCCCCAACTGGGGCGAGGCGCGGAACATTCATTGGACCAATGACGGTATGCAGGTGCAGGGATGGCTGCTCTATCCCGCCAATTACGATCCTAACCAGCGCTATCCCATGGTCGTGACCGTGCACGGCGGACCTGCATTTGCGACATCTCCGGGCTGGCCACAAACGTTCTTTGAAACGTCAATTCTGGCAAGCCAGGGCTATTTCGTCTTCTTCCCTAATCCGCGCGGCAGCTACGGTCAGGGGGAAGCTTTCACACGCGGCAATGTGAAGGACTTCGGATATGGCGACTTCCGCGACGTTCTCACCGGAGTCGATGCGGTGTTGAAACAGGCGCCGGTGGATCCGGAGCGCCTTGGCATCACGGGTTGGAGTTACGGTGGCTACATGACTATGTGGTCGGTCACCCAGACGAACCGCTTTCGTGCCGCTGTTTCAGGAGCCGGACTGGCGAACTGGCTGAGCTACTACGGACAAAATGATATTGACGGCTGGATGCCGGCATACTTTGGTGCCACGGTTTACGATGATCCGGCGGTCTATGCTCGCAGCGCGCCCATAACATTTATTAAGAAGGTGAAGACCCCGACGCTGATTCTGGTGGGCGAACGCGACGGAGAGTGTCCGATGCCGCAGTCGCGCGAGTTCTGGAACGCACTCAGGATGTTCGGTGTACCGACCCAGATGGTGGTCTATCCCAATGAAGGCCACTTTGTCGCCAGTCCCGAACATCAGCGCGACATCTCACGTCGCATGGTGGCGTGGTTCGATAAATACTTACAGCCCGCTACGGTCAGCGAAGGCAGCGATCATAAATAG
- a CDS encoding SgcJ/EcaC family oxidoreductase, whose product MRIIWITCLLIALACSFAFGASGHPAANRNREEAAIRRVLQNQVAAWNRHDLESFMQGYWRSSELTFVAGAKATRGWQPTLERYRNVYQAEGREMGKLEFSELNVQTLGPEAALVRGQFQLTMADGKQPHGVFTLVFRKFSQGWQIIHDHTCAAP is encoded by the coding sequence ATGAGAATTATTTGGATCACTTGTCTACTAATCGCGTTGGCGTGTTCCTTTGCTTTCGGCGCATCGGGCCATCCTGCTGCAAACCGTAATCGAGAAGAAGCTGCCATCCGTCGAGTTCTCCAAAATCAGGTTGCAGCCTGGAACCGCCACGACCTCGAATCGTTCATGCAGGGGTATTGGAGATCCTCCGAGCTTACGTTTGTGGCAGGGGCGAAAGCGACTCGCGGCTGGCAGCCCACGCTCGAGCGCTATCGCAATGTATATCAAGCCGAAGGCCGGGAAATGGGCAAACTTGAATTTTCGGAACTAAACGTTCAGACGCTCGGCCCGGAGGCGGCCCTGGTGCGCGGCCAATTCCAACTTACGATGGCTGACGGGAAGCAGCCCCACGGGGTGTTCACACTTGTTTTCCGCAAATTTTCCCAAGGCTGGCAGATCATTCACGATCACACCTGTGCAGCCCCATAG
- the moeB gene encoding molybdopterin-synthase adenylyltransferase MoeB yields the protein MATITQPKVEPATLSNEEVLRYSRHLIMPEVGMEGQQKLKAAKVLCIGAGGLGSPLALYLAAAGVGTMGVVDFDVVDYTNLQRQIIHTTADVGRKKLDSAADKIKAINPYVQLRRFDTRLSSDNALELFRDFDIIVDGTDNFPTRYLVNDACVLTGKPNVYGSIFRFEGQVSVFATKEGPCYRCLYPEPPPPGLVPSCAEGGVLGILPGLVGVMQATEAIKLILGKGEPLIGRLLLVDALGMRFRELKLRKNPECPACGAHPTVTKLIDYNEFCGIRGEEAPVTTNVPEIQPEELKSRLDAGEDLFVLDVREPHEYQICNLNGYLIPLGDLPKRVNELDSSREIIAHCRSGVRSAKAVDFLRQAGFRKVKNLAGGILAWSDKVDPSVPKY from the coding sequence ATGGCCACCATCACGCAACCCAAAGTCGAACCCGCCACCCTCTCCAACGAGGAAGTGCTTCGTTATTCGCGGCACCTGATCATGCCCGAGGTCGGCATGGAAGGTCAGCAGAAGCTGAAAGCGGCCAAGGTGCTGTGCATTGGCGCGGGTGGCCTGGGATCGCCTTTAGCTCTCTACTTGGCAGCCGCGGGCGTGGGCACCATGGGCGTCGTGGATTTTGATGTCGTGGACTACACCAACCTGCAACGCCAAATCATTCACACCACGGCTGACGTCGGTCGCAAGAAGCTGGATTCCGCCGCCGACAAGATCAAAGCTATCAACCCTTACGTCCAGCTGCGCCGTTTTGACACCCGGCTCAGCAGCGATAACGCACTTGAGCTATTTCGCGATTTCGACATCATCGTTGATGGCACGGATAATTTTCCTACTCGTTACCTGGTGAATGACGCGTGTGTGCTCACCGGCAAGCCCAACGTTTACGGCTCGATTTTCCGCTTTGAGGGCCAGGTCAGCGTCTTTGCGACCAAAGAGGGCCCTTGCTATCGCTGCCTTTATCCGGAGCCGCCTCCGCCTGGGCTGGTGCCTTCGTGCGCAGAAGGCGGAGTGCTCGGAATTCTACCCGGACTCGTGGGAGTGATGCAGGCCACCGAAGCGATCAAGTTGATCCTCGGCAAAGGTGAGCCTCTGATCGGGCGTCTGTTGTTAGTGGACGCGCTTGGCATGCGCTTCCGCGAACTCAAATTGCGGAAGAATCCGGAGTGCCCGGCCTGCGGCGCGCACCCGACTGTTACCAAGCTGATTGACTACAACGAATTCTGTGGAATTCGTGGAGAAGAAGCCCCAGTGACCACTAATGTTCCTGAGATCCAGCCTGAAGAGTTAAAGTCCCGCCTGGATGCGGGCGAGGACCTCTTTGTCCTCGACGTGCGCGAGCCCCACGAATATCAGATCTGCAACCTGAATGGATATTTGATTCCGCTAGGAGACCTGCCCAAGCGGGTGAATGAGCTGGATTCCAGCCGCGAGATCATTGCCCACTGCCGTTCCGGGGTGCGCAGCGCCAAAGCCGTAGACTTTCTGCGCCAGGCCGGTTTCCGCAAGGTAAAAAATCTTGCCGGCGGAATTCTCGCCTGGTCGGACAAAGTGGATCCCTCCGTCCCGAAGTACTAG
- a CDS encoding MoaD/ThiS family protein, which produces MKIHIPTPLRQYADKKDTIEVEAGTVAEALSGLTAKHPDLRRHLYTDEGKLRAFVNLYLNDEDIRYLQKENTKVQQTDTLSIVPSIAGGWSH; this is translated from the coding sequence ATGAAGATACACATTCCCACTCCGCTTCGGCAATATGCGGACAAGAAGGACACAATAGAGGTTGAAGCCGGCACCGTCGCCGAGGCGTTGTCGGGCCTTACGGCCAAGCACCCTGACCTGCGCCGGCATTTGTATACCGACGAAGGCAAGCTGCGTGCGTTTGTGAATCTTTATCTCAATGATGAGGACATCCGCTACTTGCAGAAGGAGAACACGAAAGTGCAACAGACTGACACCCTCTCGATCGTGCCTTCAATTGCTGGAGGATGGAGTCACTAA
- a CDS encoding M67 family metallopeptidase yields the protein MLKIDKSNYDALRAHGEETYPHECCGVLLGRAEGDERIVTSIVRAGNTRTDSPQNRYHIDPRELIRIQRQGRERGEDIVGFYHSHPDHPARWSATDLAEAHWLGCSYVITGVDHGQAKITNSFALLGDDELQKQFVDEQIEVSAAQAGELAETQARS from the coding sequence ATGCTGAAAATTGACAAATCTAACTATGACGCTTTGCGCGCTCACGGCGAAGAAACCTACCCTCACGAGTGCTGTGGGGTGCTGCTAGGCCGGGCCGAGGGTGACGAGCGCATTGTTACCTCTATCGTCCGCGCTGGTAACACCCGTACCGATTCGCCGCAAAACCGCTATCATATTGATCCGCGAGAGCTAATTCGTATTCAGCGTCAGGGTCGTGAGCGCGGCGAAGACATTGTGGGCTTCTACCACTCTCATCCTGATCACCCGGCGCGCTGGTCGGCGACCGATCTTGCGGAGGCGCACTGGCTGGGCTGCTCCTATGTGATTACCGGCGTAGATCACGGCCAAGCCAAGATCACGAATTCGTTTGCTTTGCTGGGGGATGACGAGCTCCAAAAACAATTTGTGGACGAGCAGATCGAGGTAAGCGCGGCCCAGGCAGGTGAGCTGGCTGAAACCCAGGCGCGCTCTTAG
- a CDS encoding cysteine synthase family protein — protein MQRIGNTPLLRIERITADLQSGSPGIEVLGKAEWFNPGGSVKDRAAARIVAEGRSSGKFTREKELLDSTSGNTGIAYAMIGAAEGFGVTLCMPSNVSLERKRILHAYGANVIYTDAGEGSDGAIRKARELFAADPGRFFYADQYSNDANWRAHYDGTANEIWQQTDGQLTHFVAMLGTSGTFVGTARRLKELNPGIQCISLQPDSAFHGIEGAKHMASAMVPRIYDPNLADEEMGISTEAAYEMVRRMAREEGLLVGISSGAAVVGCMQVAHRAAHSKQAAVIVTIFPDSGDKYLSERFWDE, from the coding sequence TTGCAGCGGATTGGCAATACACCCCTGCTCCGGATCGAGCGTATTACTGCGGACCTGCAAAGCGGGTCCCCAGGAATCGAAGTTCTAGGTAAAGCCGAATGGTTCAATCCCGGAGGATCGGTCAAGGACCGTGCTGCCGCGCGCATTGTTGCTGAAGGTCGCAGCAGCGGCAAGTTCACGAGAGAGAAAGAACTTCTGGACTCCACCAGCGGCAACACCGGCATTGCGTACGCGATGATCGGCGCAGCTGAAGGATTCGGCGTCACTCTCTGCATGCCGTCAAATGTTTCCCTGGAGCGCAAGCGAATCCTGCATGCCTATGGAGCCAACGTCATCTACACCGACGCCGGGGAGGGTTCCGATGGCGCCATTCGCAAAGCACGGGAACTGTTTGCCGCCGATCCTGGGCGTTTCTTCTATGCCGACCAGTATTCCAATGATGCGAACTGGCGAGCCCATTATGACGGGACCGCCAATGAGATCTGGCAACAAACCGACGGCCAGCTAACTCACTTCGTCGCCATGCTGGGCACAAGTGGGACTTTTGTCGGCACGGCGCGCCGCTTGAAAGAGCTGAACCCCGGGATTCAGTGCATCTCTCTCCAACCAGACTCAGCTTTCCACGGAATTGAGGGCGCCAAACACATGGCCAGCGCCATGGTGCCCAGGATTTACGATCCCAATCTCGCCGATGAGGAGATGGGTATTTCTACAGAGGCCGCCTACGAAATGGTGCGGCGTATGGCGCGCGAAGAAGGCTTGCTGGTTGGCATCTCGTCAGGTGCGGCGGTGGTAGGCTGTATGCAGGTGGCCCACCGCGCAGCCCACAGTAAGCAGGCGGCGGTCATAGTCACGATATTTCCGGATTCCGGCGACAAGTACCTCAGCGAGAGATTCTGGGACGAATAA
- a CDS encoding NADPH:quinone oxidoreductase family protein: protein MPTTMKAIVITRFGGPEVLEVKDVPQPVPGAGEVLVQVQAAGVNFADIMTAQRSYPGTPPAPLVAGREFAGTIAGSGERVMGYAQWGAFAEFIATRRELLWPQPMGWSPEEAAAFPVNYFTAYLAYWKASLLDEATADLRPRVLIHAAAGGVGTAAVEIGKILNLEMYGTSSSEEKLAKVKELGLQHGINYKQTDYEQAIKELTNGEGVDAVFEMLGGEHTAKGLRCLRDFGRVILYGTATGQQPKFDTASMYAKSSSVHGLWLSRLALKPEIMRSAWERLSKWIAEGNIRPVIGTVLPLARAAEAFRLMLERKNFGKIVLKI from the coding sequence GTGCCGACAACTATGAAAGCCATTGTGATTACGCGATTTGGAGGTCCCGAGGTTCTCGAAGTGAAAGATGTTCCTCAGCCCGTTCCCGGCGCCGGCGAGGTGCTGGTTCAGGTTCAAGCAGCAGGTGTGAATTTTGCGGACATCATGACCGCGCAACGAAGCTATCCCGGTACTCCTCCGGCCCCGCTGGTTGCAGGTAGGGAGTTTGCAGGAACCATCGCAGGCAGTGGCGAGCGGGTCATGGGCTACGCGCAATGGGGCGCCTTCGCGGAGTTCATTGCCACCCGGCGCGAGCTCCTGTGGCCGCAGCCAATGGGGTGGAGCCCTGAAGAGGCCGCAGCCTTTCCGGTGAACTACTTCACGGCCTATCTCGCTTACTGGAAGGCCAGCCTCTTAGATGAGGCCACTGCAGACCTGCGTCCGCGGGTCCTGATTCATGCCGCCGCTGGAGGGGTAGGGACGGCAGCGGTTGAGATCGGGAAAATCCTGAACCTGGAGATGTATGGCACTTCATCATCGGAAGAAAAATTGGCCAAGGTAAAAGAACTCGGCCTGCAGCACGGAATCAATTACAAGCAAACAGATTATGAACAGGCCATTAAAGAATTAACCAATGGTGAAGGGGTGGACGCCGTCTTTGAAATGCTTGGTGGCGAACACACTGCCAAGGGCTTGCGATGTTTACGCGACTTCGGCCGAGTAATTTTGTACGGCACCGCCACTGGGCAACAGCCCAAGTTCGACACCGCGTCAATGTACGCCAAAAGTTCTAGCGTGCATGGTTTGTGGCTCAGTCGTTTGGCATTGAAGCCGGAGATCATGCGGTCAGCATGGGAGCGCCTCTCCAAGTGGATTGCGGAAGGTAACATCCGCCCAGTCATAGGGACTGTGCTGCCACTAGCTCGTGCCGCAGAGGCATTCCGGTTGATGCTGGAAAGAAAGAATTTCGGAAAAATAGTACTGAAGATTTGA